From the Rhinoraja longicauda isolate Sanriku21f chromosome 20, sRhiLon1.1, whole genome shotgun sequence genome, the window CTTTAATGGAAAGGCATGGCATATAAACATTGACTGGCTGAAAAGGGCAAATTTAGCTTACCATGCCAATTTAAGATATTCAAACATGATCTGACAATTTCCTTCTTGTAGTGAATTAAATTTATCAGATAATGCAGAAGAATCAACCCCAACAAATCAACAGATTCAATATTTTTTATTACTATTTTATGACAGCAAATGAAAATCATGTGGCTTACAAGTTGTTAAAATGGATAGCTACAAGAGTTTTGGGGGGAAATGGAAAGAATTGAACATTTGTTTATTCGCCAGTTATTTATCAATTGTCTTTAATTGTACTTGCAGAATTTTTTTAATCCACTAATCGCTATTTGGTTTTACTATagttttggggttttttaaacCCCATTCCCGGTTTATCTTCAGATTTCAAGCTTTACTCTAATGTCAGATGTGAATCTCATGCATTTTCTCACGGGTGAACATGGAAACACAACTGTTTTTTTGGAAATGGGGTGGTGGCAAAAGAGAATTTCTACAACAGTTCTGAGCTTTAAATCATTACTCCCACTGCTTGGAAGATACCTACACGAGGAACCAGAAGAAAGTGGAGTAAAAAGTTTGAATGCAAGCGGTTGTCAGGATAGAAATTTCCAATCCCCGAGGTTAGCACACAGATTCTTCCATGACATGGGTTGCTGTGTTATTAAATGCTGGACCCATTTATCAAACGTGATCTAAATGATTTATCTATGCTTCAAAAAATCAGGTCAGGCCACAATTGTGCACAGAAAATAACTTCAGTACACATAAGAAGGACAATGCCCTTGCAAAGAGACAATGCAGAGGGATGTCCTTATGAAAATGAAAGCACTTGAGTGCAATCTGCCTAACCATTATTTTCCTCTcggtaacaattttttttaaaaattgagaatTAAAGACCCTAGCAGCAACTTGGCAAGACTTCTTTATACCATCAGATAGAACACCAACCGCACTTAAAGTGCAGCTTTTTTCTCTGTAATGATTTTGTGAAGCTCATCTGCATCCTGAGGAGTTTTCACACGGATCAAAATTGGCAGAGCTGTGTCAGGACTTTTCTCATCGATGGGAGGGTTGGGAACACAGACGATTAGGATGTTGTTTTTTCCTGTTCTTGTACAAGGCAGTGATGGGTGAAGCATAATGTTCAGTAAAACATTTCCTAGTCATGAAAAACAAAAGTTGGAAGATTTCAAACTCTGGCCATTTGCTACAATCTTATTCCACTAACTAATGAAACTTGATTTTCCTGTTGCATCTGTTACTGAAGATAAATCAGATTCTCCTATTAAGTTTTATTTAATGCCTTCGTTTTAATGACATTAACTGTTGGAAATGGTTTTTGCAGTTTTGTATTCCTAAAATCACTCCAGATTATTTTGATCTCCCAAATTTAAGAAGCATCTTGCCAATCCCAAACTCAGGAAAAATCTTCCAGCTAAAACAAAACTTTAGGTTTGTAAATATTCATGGTTTCAATTGTGTTATTTCCTTAAATAATACTTATTTTCTACTGGATAACACATTCCATTGTCAATTTTCAGTAAGTAAATCTGTATGTTAATTATAGAATAAAGCaccaaataggcccttcggcctaacataACTTCAATGGCTTTTCCAGAAAGCAAACCAGAGTCGTAGAGAACTGAATAAGTCTATTGTTGATGAAACATTAAATTTCCTTTCCCTCACCTCAAATAAAGGAGGCATTCAAGTATTGTACCAAAGTAGCCTTTTATGAGTGCGTACAGTAAATTTTAGCAGACCGTTCAAATGTCAGCAGCACTCCCTTTAGACTGCAGTAAAGAACCTGATATGCAACTGCAAGGTACAACAGTTTGCTGACCATCTGGGGATGTAAAATGGATCGTATCTGCAGGCACCCAATGTCAAAATCTCCAGAGAAAGGTGGTTTCCAAAATGATGCTCATTCCAATAGCTGCTTTTGTATGTGGTTGAATCAAGCTGTGCGAAGATCCTTAATACACAAACACAAGTGGCATTGCATGCAAAAAATTAACTGCTTCCAGGGTTGCAAAGAATGAACTGGCCAGACAGCTGTAGAACAATCCATTTAGGTGGACCGTGCTGTTCTATTTTCATTATAAGTCAGTCAGAGGTTTGAACAGAGCATCCAAGGTCCTGCGGCAAAAGGTACTGGTGGATTCATTTGGATGGTTCTCTGAGCAGACTGTCATTGTCATTATTACAGAATATCACCAGAATTTTCAATCAAGTACCAAGATGTTCCTTAGCTGGTGCTGGACCCTCCCAGTAAAACCCTCATGCACTGCCAGAGTGTCAACCCCATTGTATGCTACCCTCTCGGTGGCCCAATGAGGGCGATACCATCACCCACCTTCTTCTGGAGTGCGTGTTTGCCAAATAGATCTGAGAAGGGGTGCAGTGGTCGACACCAAGGATTTGTTTCTGACCAGCTGCATTACACATGGCGTGCGCTAACTGAACTGTTCCAATGGGACACACTTGGAGCcaaacatcaagtgctgctggttTATTGCCCGCTTAAGGGATGCTCATGGGATCTGATCACTAACACTGGTATTTGTCCTTGAGGTGGTAATGCCTCGTTGCCACCTCGAACTGCTACAGTTTGTTAAAGACATTGCAATAATGCTTTTGGGAATTGAactccaggattttgacccagggggcagcattgtggtgcagcgatagtttctgccttacagcgccagagaccctggttcaatcctgactatgggtgctgtctgtatggagtttgtacgttctccccgtgacctgggtgggtttcccccgggtgctccggtttccccaacactccaaagacatttaggtttgtagggttattggcttggtaaaattgtaaattgtccctagtgtgtcggacagtgttgatgagcagggattgctggtcggcacagactcagtgggacaaagggccttttatgtgctgtatctctaaaactaaacagtgATGGGTCTATGACATACCCTCAAGTTATGTGATTTGGGAAGTTAGTAGCAACGCTGTTTCCAAATACTTGCTACCCTTGGTCTTATTATTAGTACAAGAAAGATGAGCTTGGGAGATGCTATCAAAGGTCTAGAGAGTTGCTGCAGAATATCTTGCAAGTAGTAAAACTCAAGTTGaagaaatactttaaaaaaagaatatGGTGCCTATCAtgagcttatagacaatagacaataggtgcaggagtaggccattcagcccttcgagccagcaccgccattcaatgcgatcatggctgatcactctcaatcagtaccccgttcctgccttctccccataccccctcactccactatccttaagagctctatccagctctctcttgaaagcatccaacgaactggcctccactgcctggcctccactgccttatctaCTCTGATGCTCTGGATCTTTAGTGTTGTTGGAACTGCACTTATCCAAGTAAGTGCAGGGGACTGCATTACTCCATTAACTGCTGCGTTAAAGAATCAGCAAACCGTTTAATGAATGCAGTGACAATATTTATATGATTGGGCAAGTTAAAACAGGTCAATGGTATTTCTCAAGATGTTGATTCTGGTAAGTCCACGATGGCAAACCTTTGAAAAGAGATGGTTAATTATAGTCTTGGATGGCAGTTGATTATTTCATTTAAGATGCACAACCTTTCATTACTGGAGCTGCTGACTAAATTCTGTATAAGACATTAATTCTACATAATTAATTTGTTGATGCAAGTCATAGATGTGAATTAACTCACCCAGATTTGTATCTGCTCGTACCAACAACTGAATCTTTTGATCTCCCGCAGGTTTTAAATGGATTGTACCAATTCCTTTATCTTTGAAATCCCCATCTTTCTTGTAGAACATTTTACACCTGCAAAAAATCCGACAAAATTTAAGCTTAATAGCACAATCCTACAAAATTTCCTCATCCTGAGTTTGTCTTATCTGTGGGCATTTAAGACTGAAATTCCATATTTACTGATATGCAAGAACCTTTCCTCATGTAAGAGTTGTGTTTTAATCTCTTTTTAGTCATATCATGTTTCAGGATATATGTACTGCTAGTAAGATCTGTATTTATTATGGCATCCCAGGTCTCACCTAGAAGGTATGGTGGGCCCATTTTTTTGAACCGTTAGTGGTGTCTCATAACGAGGAATGGCTTGTTAGGTCAAATCAAAGAATGCTTCGGTGCTCAAAAGATGGGCTTGGGATCCAGAAGAATGTGTTTTAAAAATTAATAGTAAATTCAAAAGTGCTCTTTTGGCCTCAAAGTGTTTAGCATGCCCTGCGATTGTGAAAAGCATCGTACAAATGGATGATTTTTTAACTTCAAGATGTGAAGGAAAAAATTGCAAAATAGAAGATAtgtgaatattttttaaaaattgaaggtGAAAATTGAGCTGGAATGCCTACGTGATTAATCATTCAttcttccaccactaccccttgTCCCCTATCCcccagccaattttggatcccatGTGGCTTCACCAGCTTACATGCAGAGAAGGAAATTGGAAAGGAATGTAAATGCTGAAATTATGGAGCACAAGCTACATTAAGCatattttattttgtaaataACTTAGTTCAGCCAAAGGAACATTatttgagaaaatttgacaaaacATATCCAAGACGCCAGTCAGCAATCACCTGAATATTTTGGGGCTTCACTGTTAAAGGTCTGAAGTATCTATTCTAAGGAAAGACCAATTACAACCCAATTAGTGATTGAGGAAATTTCAGTGTTTCCAATTAAGGGTAAAAATATCCCATAAGTGAAGAGAAAATTAACTGGGACTTCAAAAAGACAATCCTCTTTATTGAAGAATTTTGGGGGAAACATGAAGACGGGACAAAGACAATAGATGTACTGCATGTGGATTAGCAGAACTGACAAATTCCAATACAGGAGATTATCAcagaatatgggcggcacggtagcgcagcggtagagttgctgctttacagcgaatgcagcgccggagactcaggttcgatcctgactacgggtgctgcactgtaaggagtttgtacgttctccccgtgacctgcgtgggttttctccgagatcttcggtttcctcccacactccaaagacatacaggtatgtaggttaattggctgggtaaatgttaaaaaaaattgtccctagtgggtgtaggatagtgttaatgtacggggatcactgggcggcacggacttggagggccgaaaaggcctgtttccggctgtatatatatgatatgatatgatatgataatatcaacacaaaatcctggagtaattcagcgggacaggcagcatctctggagagaaggaatgggtgacgtttcgggttgagacccttcttcagacttctttggtCTGAAggttctcgatctgaaacgtcacccattccttctctcccgagaagctacctgtcccgctgagatactctagcattttgtgcctttcttcagtttaaaccagcatccgcagttccttcctacacatcacagaAGATCAACCAGTGGAATAAgataaatgctttttaaaaactgGGTAATTGGTGACCAATGTTACTCAGCTGGGAGGTTCCTTCATTTCATGTGGTATATGCTAAAGGCTTAAGAAAGTGGCAGTACTTTTTGTAAATTATAAACTTTTCTAAAGACTAAAGGAGAGTGCAAAGAGATATTTATAAATTAAGAATAAGTGATAATTGGTGTTCCTCAACTGTAAGTGCATGGTgataaattttgtttttaaaatagcGGAAATTATTCAAATAGGAATAGAATTGTTACTATGGATGTGTAAAGAAACTTAGGAATGCAGCTTCACCAAATATTGGTAACAGTACATGGGGTTGGCTGAAAGAGAACGTgcgagaactcagcaggtcaggtagaatCAACGGAAAAAGAAACTTAATGTTTTAGCTCATGAGTTTGATAAGGCAAAAGTAGAAGTTAATGGCAGCACAATGGCATacggttagtgctgctgcctcacaactccagcaacACAGTTTTGACCCTGATCTCCAAAGCAGGCAGAGTATGTTCTCTACATAAatctgggtttcttcccacatcccaaagatgagctagtaggttaattggccattcttAATTACCCTGGTGGAGGACAGTGGCAAAAGAATCAAATGAGAGTTGATGGGCAAGTGACAGTGAGCAGGTTGCAGGAACACAATGAAATGAGGAGGAAAATGAgtttgcctgccctgctgaggggTGCATGGCTGAGATGGGTCAAATGACATTCATTTGCattgtaaaaataaatatttctaaGCTTTGCGTTAACAAGGTATAGAATGTAGACCGCAACAAGAGAATATGCCTTTGCAAAAATGCAAGGCTTTAAAATATGCTGTTCTGGCCTCAAAATTGCACGTTCTAAACTAATATTAGGAGGGCAGATAGAAGCCGACTGTGTACAGTAGTTGAATGGTCCAGATACAATACTTAAAGGTTTAGAAGAGAGACCTGGATGCACCCTTTCATATAGTGAACTGTATGGAAGTAGAATTTATTTGAACAATTAGCAACGTTAGGTAGGTGAAACAAAGAATTTAAACTGAAACAGGATTGTGGATAAATGCTTGCACGCAGGACTAATACAGACATTGACATCTATGCATTTCTAGTCATTGGAAGAAAATGCAAGTAGCAATATCTAAGCGTGCAAGCGTGCAGGAGTATTTAAAAAGGTTTCCCAGTATGGACACCAATTCAGTTTAAAAGATACCGAAGCTCCAAAATTACCTAAGGCGCAGATCTAAATTGTTTTTGTGAATGGTGCTTCTTTGATTAAGACATATTTAAATTCTGCATAACATTACATACTTCTTTGAAAAGATTGCATCTTCTTCCTTGATTTCATTTACAACAGGTTCAGGAGGCTCTTCACTCTCTTCTTCATTTTCATCTACAAATTGGAATAAGCAGCAAGGTTTTAAAAATAGAggcaaaaaaagaaaaatggcCAAGTTGATAAGTATGAATAAGATGGACCAAATAACTGCTGCAAGCAGCTCATTTGTAAATTTAAAATACATGTGAAATTAAGATGTCATCTTAATATCACATGTATTTTAAATTTACAAATGAGCTTCAATTTTTCACTCTATATTCTATTTTTCTATTAGTTCTATTTTTCATTGCTATATTATATCTCTCACGCCACAAGATATCATCCACA encodes:
- the nup50 gene encoding nuclear pore complex protein Nup50 isoform X8, which codes for MAKRTADKELTDRNWDQEEESEEVCAGTFSVASEDVLKNRAIKKAKRRNLLAESEGGGIFKGFSGLVSSTGNTGFGGFGNGSGFKPLHGLNNGNNSSSSKPSHSSATDVNNPIGSFLSNGPPPNPLAKGEIDENEEESEEPPEPVVNEIKEEDAIFSKKCKMFYKKDGDFKDKGIGTIHLKPAGDQKIQLLVRADTNLGNVLLNIMLHPSLPCTRTGKNNILIVCVPNPPIDEKSPDTALPILIRVKTPQDADELHKIITEKKAAL